Genomic segment of Prochlorococcus marinus XMU1405:
GCTTATCACAATATTCCCATACAGTTTCTTTTACTATTTTTCTCCAAGAATCCAAGAATTTAGCTTCCTTTTCTTTGAAGGCCTTCCCTTCTTCGCTATTTGGCCTTCCTGCTTCCCACCATTTCAACCATGGCGTCCCAAAGGCATGGACACAAAAATCAAATAATCCAGTGAAACTTACTCCTACGATAGGATCATATTCCCTACTTTTTCTGTAACGCTCAACTTCAAATTCATGATTAAGTAAGCATGCTACAGAAAGAGCGGCTGCTTTAAAAGCTTTTTTTTGCTCTTCAAAATTTCCTGGATCAATCTGATTTAAATGAACTTCAGCCAAATTGCAATGAAAATCATTTCCCAAGATCTCCCCACAAGGGTTAAGTCCATATCGGCTCATCCTGTGGTCTAACTCTTCTTCTGAAAAAGGACCATAACTACTATTTATCCAATTTCTCGCTTCATCCTTACCTTGCTCTGAATAGATTTCAATAAATTCCTTTCTTAATTCATCATTATTGAGAATATCTGCATTTGACCTTGCGATTGCTTCAGGAGCAAATTGAATAGCCCCCTCACCTGAATGGAATTGTTTTATTACAGCATCCAAAATAGTTTGGTAAGTGGGCTTCGTATGGTAAACCCTAGTATGATTAGCCATCCTGAGAGCATCTTTTTCAGGATCTATTCTCCAATTGCCATTCTCATCTTGACTCCATAAATTTTCTTTTGCCGATGCTGCCTCCTTATCATCTGAAGCAAATTGTCTCATTCCAGCACTTCTTCTTATATTCCCGGCAACTATGGTTACTGCAGCTTCATCAATTAGTAAACAACATTCTACTGTACTTAATTTCCTGCCAATTGCCTTACCAAGAAGTGATGCGACTCTAGAGTATAGATCTTTCAATTTGATGGGATTTGCCATGCCACCAAAACCTTTTAATGATTCTCCTGCAGGTCTAATATCTTCCAAATTAATGTAAACATCAATTTCTCTTTCAAGACTTTCGTTACTTGATGCCTCAAGAAGATATTTATAACTATCTACCCAGCCTCTTCTGCTGTCTCCAACTTTGATATGAAGATCTTTTCCTTTGATTTCTAATGATGATTTTTCATCTCTTTGATCTTTAGGAGTTATTCCAACTTCACTAACTGATTTAATATTTATTTTGTTTATTACAGTAGGTAGATTTTTTATAAAATGAGGCTCAATTATTGCACCTGTTCCACATCCCATCATTGCTAAGTCCATCATTAAAGCGAAGGCTTCCCAATCAATTAAATTTGTTGATGTACAGTTGTATGCCCCAGAGTAATTTTGGTTTTTATTAATCCAAGGAGTTCCTCCAATCCATAGCCATCTCCCTGAAGGTTGGGCTTTTTGGTTGCCTTGCATCTCTCTCATTAGGGTTAATTCTTCATCAGAAAGTTTCCCTAGTTCTTTTAATCCCGATAAATTTCTTTCACCTACTTCACTCCAGTTCTCCCTTTTGCCAGAGGTAGTTTTCCTACTGTAAGATCTGAAAAAAACAGGATAAGCAGCTGGCGCATTCTTTGGAAAATCATCTTTTTTAAGATTATTAGAATTGCTCTCTGAAGGAGCTTTATTTGGTGCAACAGTCACGATAAAAAAAACGTATGTAAATAACCCGTACTGGAAGAATAACTCTACCTGTGGCGTCTGCAACCATTCTTACCACTATTTAACGGTTTGTGTAGAATTATGTTTAATATGAAATCTTTGTTTCAAGAAAGGATATGGAAAGAATCCCTGAACCTGAATTAATGGAAGAAAAAGAGCAGGTCATTTCTTATGACGAAGCTGATTTTTCAGAAGGTGAATTTAATCTAATTAATCAAATAAATCATTATCTTTTGAGAAAAAATATTTCTTTAGGTGAAAAAGATTTAATAGTTGACTTAGGATGCGGTCCAGGAAATATTTCTGAGAAGTTAGCAATAAGATGGCCTAATACTGAAGTGGTTGGAATAGATGGTTCTAAAGAGATGATTTTGAGAGCAGAATATAATAAAAATATTTCTTCTAAACAGAAAATATTAAAAAATTTACGCTATGTTTGTGCTGATATTAAAGACATAAAATCAAATAATTTCACTTTTAAAAAAATTAGTTTGCTTGTAAGCAACAGTTTGATTCACCACATTACCAATCTTGAAGATTTCTTCAACACCATAAGAATTTTGTCTAGCAATATCACTGTAAATTTTCACAAGGACTTAAAAAGGCCATTAGATGAAAAGTCTGCTTTAGAACTCAAAGCAAAATGTTCAAAAAAATATAATGAGATTTTAACAAATGATTATTATGCATCTTTAAGAGCTTCTTATACTTTTAACGAGTTAAAAAATTTCACTTTAGAGAATGATCTATCCTCTTTAGATGTGTTTGAAGAAGGTGATAATTATTTAATAGTCTATGGTAATGTTTAAGAATTAAGTGATAGCACCTTATATTGTATAAATGAGCTCAAGTACTAAAATTCTAAATAATAAAGACATACTGGAAGCGGTAAATAAAAGAAGAAATTTTGCAATTATTTCACATCCAGATGCCGGTAAAACAACTCTTACTGAGAAGCTTCTTTTATATGGAGGTGCCATTCAACAGGCAGGAGCAGTAAAGGCTAGAGGTAATCAGAGAAAAGCAACCTCAGATTGGATGGAACTTGAGAAACAAAGAGGTATTTCTATTACATCAACTGTATTGCAATTTAAATATGAAAAATCAGTAATCAATCTTTTAGATACACCAGGACACCAAGATTTCTCCGAAGATACTTATAGAACATTAGCTGCTGCTGATAATGCAGTTATGTTGGAAGATGCGGCTAAAGGACTAGAACCTCAAACTAGAAAATTGTTTGAAGTTTGCAAGATGCGAAAAATACCAATATTTACTTTTATAAATAAAATGGATAGACCAGGAAGAGAGCCATTTTCTTTACTTGATGAAATTGAATCAGAACTTGGATTAAACACTTTACCGATTAATTGGCCAATTGGGAGTGGAGAGGAATTTAGAGGGGTTATCGATAGATTTTCGAGAGAGGTGATTTTATTTGATAAAGCCGTGAGAGGGAAACAATCGAATGAGAAAAGATTAAGTCTTGAAGATAAAGAGCTATCAAAATATGTAGAGCGAGATTTACTCGAAAACTCACTTGAAGAATTGGAGGTTCTTGATGAGGCAGGATCTAAATTTGAAAAAGAAAAAGTTTTTAATGGCTCTTTAACCCCAGTTTTCTTTGGATCTGCTATGACTAATTTTGGTGTAAGACCATTTTTAGATAGTTTTTTAAAAATGGCACAAAAACCAACTTCAAGAAATAGTAATAAAGGGGATATTGAACCTGCAAGCGATGAATTTAGTGGGTTTGTTTTTAAGCTTCAGGCAAATATGGATCCAAAGCATAGAGATAGGGTTGCTTTTATAAGAGTTTGTAGCGGAAAATTTGAAAAGGACATGTCAGTTAAACATTCCAGAACTGGGAAAACAATCAGATTATCAAGACCTCAAAAAATATTTGGGCAAGACAGAGAAGTGGTTGATGATGCCTATCCTGGAGATGTTATTGGCTTGAATAATCCAGGAATGTTTTCTATTGGAGATACTCTTTATACTGGTACTCATCTGGAGTATGAAGGTATACCATCCTTTAGTCCTGAAATATTCAGCTGGCTAAGAAACCCAAATCCCTCAGCATTTAAAAACTTTAGAAAGGGTGTCAATGAACTTCGAGAAGAAGGGGCTGTTCAGATTCTTTATGACTTTGATGAGAGCAAAAGAGACCCCATACTCGCAGCTGTTGGTCAATTGCAGTTGGAGGTAGTAACTCACAGATTAAAAAGTGAATATGGTGTAGATTCAAATCTTGAAGCAATGCCATATCAATTAGCTAGATGGATTTCTGATGGATGGCCAGCCATTGAAAAACTAAGCAGAATATTTAATTGTAAAATAGTTAAAGATTGTTGGAATAGGCCAGTTATTCTTTTCAAAAATGAGTGGAATCTAAATCAATTTGTTGAAGATAATAATCAATTAAATTTAAACAAAGTTGCTCCCGTTGTTAGTGGAGTCGAACCAATTGTTTTATAAAGTCTTAATGGATTATAAAATTAGTTAATCTGTTAGTATTGGTAAAAAATTTTGGATTCAAACAGTAGTAAAAACAATAACGAAAAATCACCTTATGAAATTTTAGGTGTAAAACAAGGTGCTGCTTTTGAGGATATTCAGAAGGCTAGAGATATTAAAGTTAAAGAGGCTGGTGAAGATTTAATTTTAAAAGCGAAAATAGAATCTTCCTTTGATCAATTACTCATGGGGAGTTTGAAAGCCAGGCAATCAGGGAATGTAAGCTATGAAGCTGTGAGTGCCTCAAAAAAAGAAAAACAAATTAATCAATTTACCAATAATAATTTCCCACTGCTTTCTAAGATAAAAAATTTAAATAATAATTCTAAGAACTCCAGCCAGTATAGTCTTCCAAAAATAACCACCCCCTCCTTTGATAATCTTTCAATAAAAATATCTGTTGGGTTATTGTTTTTAATTTTGTTATGTATCAGTCCAGACTCTAATAATAGACTTTTACTCTCTATCTCAACATTAATACTTACCTATACTCAAATTAAATCGGGCAAAAGATTTATAGGTTCTCTGGGTTGGAGTGTCACCTTTCTCTCGATAGGATTAATATTTGGCGGATTACTTGAAAATAATTCTTTCATTCAGGAAGTATCAAACAACTCCTTATCAATACAAAAAATTCAAAGTATTCCAGCCATGATTATTTTATGGCTAGGCGTAATTTTTTTATGATTGATTTTCTATCATCGATTTAATTTCCTCATAATTTATAAGATATTTATTCTTACAAAATTCACAAATCAACTCTGCTTTGCCATCTTCCTTGAGGATGTCATCCAACTCTCTCTTATCAAGCATTTTCATCGCA
This window contains:
- a CDS encoding class I SAM-dependent methyltransferase, whose translation is MERIPEPELMEEKEQVISYDEADFSEGEFNLINQINHYLLRKNISLGEKDLIVDLGCGPGNISEKLAIRWPNTEVVGIDGSKEMILRAEYNKNISSKQKILKNLRYVCADIKDIKSNNFTFKKISLLVSNSLIHHITNLEDFFNTIRILSSNITVNFHKDLKRPLDEKSALELKAKCSKKYNEILTNDYYASLRASYTFNELKNFTLENDLSSLDVFEEGDNYLIVYGNV
- a CDS encoding CPP1-like family protein, with product MDSNSSKNNNEKSPYEILGVKQGAAFEDIQKARDIKVKEAGEDLILKAKIESSFDQLLMGSLKARQSGNVSYEAVSASKKEKQINQFTNNNFPLLSKIKNLNNNSKNSSQYSLPKITTPSFDNLSIKISVGLLFLILLCISPDSNNRLLLSISTLILTYTQIKSGKRFIGSLGWSVTFLSIGLIFGGLLENNSFIQEVSNNSLSIQKIQSIPAMIILWLGVIFL
- a CDS encoding peptide chain release factor 3 codes for the protein MSSSTKILNNKDILEAVNKRRNFAIISHPDAGKTTLTEKLLLYGGAIQQAGAVKARGNQRKATSDWMELEKQRGISITSTVLQFKYEKSVINLLDTPGHQDFSEDTYRTLAAADNAVMLEDAAKGLEPQTRKLFEVCKMRKIPIFTFINKMDRPGREPFSLLDEIESELGLNTLPINWPIGSGEEFRGVIDRFSREVILFDKAVRGKQSNEKRLSLEDKELSKYVERDLLENSLEELEVLDEAGSKFEKEKVFNGSLTPVFFGSAMTNFGVRPFLDSFLKMAQKPTSRNSNKGDIEPASDEFSGFVFKLQANMDPKHRDRVAFIRVCSGKFEKDMSVKHSRTGKTIRLSRPQKIFGQDREVVDDAYPGDVIGLNNPGMFSIGDTLYTGTHLEYEGIPSFSPEIFSWLRNPNPSAFKNFRKGVNELREEGAVQILYDFDESKRDPILAAVGQLQLEVVTHRLKSEYGVDSNLEAMPYQLARWISDGWPAIEKLSRIFNCKIVKDCWNRPVILFKNEWNLNQFVEDNNQLNLNKVAPVVSGVEPIVL
- the nrdJ gene encoding ribonucleoside-triphosphate reductase, adenosylcobalamin-dependent, whose translation is MTVAPNKAPSESNSNNLKKDDFPKNAPAAYPVFFRSYSRKTTSGKRENWSEVGERNLSGLKELGKLSDEELTLMREMQGNQKAQPSGRWLWIGGTPWINKNQNYSGAYNCTSTNLIDWEAFALMMDLAMMGCGTGAIIEPHFIKNLPTVINKINIKSVSEVGITPKDQRDEKSSLEIKGKDLHIKVGDSRRGWVDSYKYLLEASSNESLEREIDVYINLEDIRPAGESLKGFGGMANPIKLKDLYSRVASLLGKAIGRKLSTVECCLLIDEAAVTIVAGNIRRSAGMRQFASDDKEAASAKENLWSQDENGNWRIDPEKDALRMANHTRVYHTKPTYQTILDAVIKQFHSGEGAIQFAPEAIARSNADILNNDELRKEFIEIYSEQGKDEARNWINSSYGPFSEEELDHRMSRYGLNPCGEILGNDFHCNLAEVHLNQIDPGNFEEQKKAFKAAALSVACLLNHEFEVERYRKSREYDPIVGVSFTGLFDFCVHAFGTPWLKWWEAGRPNSEEGKAFKEKEAKFLDSWRKIVKETVWEYCDKHNLRRPNRCTTVQPAGTKSLLTGAAPGWHPPKAQRFIRRITFRKNDPIALACMDYGYSVVPSQSDKDENGCLLDNPFDPRCTEWLVEIPTEVSWANIDGADQIDINNFSALAQFDFYMQVQKFYTEHNTSATVEFRENEIEDLAKAIHNAIENNEGYISAALLARFSANATFPRLPFEPISKEEYISLQNKVIERKVNNDFFDALNKYDVGELSEAGPAGCDSDKCLLPLAKPKD